One genomic window of Paeniglutamicibacter sp. Y32M11 includes the following:
- a CDS encoding flavin reductase family protein translates to MRTTTSNTIDPACFRRTVGRYASGITIISGHDDQGPLGFTCQSFYSVSVDPPLVSFSVMKTSSTYPRIRDTGTFAVNILSHGQEAVSDQFARSGTDKWARLPVRSTDQGNPLLEGTLAWLDCQIWAEYDAGDHVIVIGRVMELGTTDGHHPAPLMYFEGKYRALRPDEVV, encoded by the coding sequence ATGAGAACTACCACCAGCAATACCATCGACCCGGCTTGCTTTCGCAGGACCGTCGGCCGCTACGCCTCCGGGATCACAATCATCTCCGGACACGATGACCAAGGGCCTCTCGGGTTCACCTGCCAGTCCTTCTACAGCGTCTCGGTCGACCCGCCGCTGGTTTCCTTCAGCGTCATGAAAACCTCAAGCACCTATCCGCGGATCCGCGACACCGGGACTTTCGCGGTCAACATCTTGTCCCATGGACAGGAAGCAGTGTCCGATCAATTTGCGCGCAGCGGCACCGACAAATGGGCGCGGCTCCCGGTGAGGTCAACGGACCAGGGGAACCCGCTGCTGGAGGGAACCCTTGCGTGGCTCGACTGCCAGATCTGGGCCGAATACGACGCAGGAGACCACGTCATCGTCATCGGGCGAGTCATGGAATTGGGTACAACAGACGGGCACCATCCCGCCCCACTCATGTACTTTGAAGGGAAATACCGAGCACTCCGTCCTGACGAAGTCGTGTGA
- a CDS encoding zinc-binding dehydrogenase — MDTQTRRLSLSAELWNGGSDFDTRTLRLPEPGAGEAIAAIDLATVCGSDIHTVSGRRSGPFPSILGHEAVGRLQDIGPGTLTDFTGTALNTGDRVIWSVTVVCGRCDRCLAGRSAKCRSLLKTGHEPLNGPWGISGGYASHIHLPRGITLVSVPDSISDAVAAPAACATATVMAVFEAAGDVAGKRVLVSGAGMLGIVACAVAAYRGAAAVEVRDLNPERLALAREFGATAATVAGGQNAAESFDIAVELSGAQPAVVAAFESLDIGGSLILAGSVSPGPAMALDPERMVRSLLSITGVHNYEPRHLQAAVDFLAATNLTHDWASLVAAPKPAAELGTLMLPPTGRILRNSVTFNQS, encoded by the coding sequence ATGGATACGCAAACACGTCGCCTGAGTCTGAGCGCCGAGTTGTGGAACGGCGGATCTGACTTCGACACGCGCACCCTTCGACTACCCGAACCGGGTGCCGGGGAGGCCATCGCCGCCATCGATTTGGCGACGGTGTGCGGATCCGATATCCACACCGTGTCCGGACGTAGGTCCGGCCCCTTCCCCTCTATCCTGGGGCATGAGGCCGTGGGACGTCTTCAGGACATCGGTCCCGGAACCCTGACGGATTTCACCGGAACGGCACTGAACACCGGCGACCGTGTCATTTGGAGCGTGACGGTGGTCTGCGGAAGGTGCGATCGCTGTCTCGCCGGCCGTAGCGCCAAATGTCGGTCCCTGCTCAAGACCGGACACGAACCACTGAATGGGCCCTGGGGCATCTCCGGCGGGTATGCCTCACATATCCATCTGCCCCGGGGCATCACTCTGGTCTCGGTTCCCGATTCCATCTCCGATGCAGTGGCCGCCCCCGCTGCCTGTGCCACTGCCACGGTCATGGCCGTATTTGAAGCCGCCGGCGACGTTGCGGGAAAACGCGTGTTGGTCAGCGGCGCTGGGATGCTGGGCATCGTTGCCTGCGCCGTGGCCGCCTATCGCGGAGCCGCGGCGGTAGAGGTCAGAGATTTGAACCCGGAACGTTTGGCGCTGGCCCGCGAGTTCGGGGCCACGGCCGCCACGGTGGCCGGCGGCCAGAACGCGGCCGAGAGCTTCGATATTGCCGTGGAGCTCTCCGGTGCACAGCCAGCCGTGGTTGCTGCCTTTGAGTCTCTGGACATCGGCGGGTCACTGATCCTTGCCGGATCGGTATCACCGGGACCCGCCATGGCTCTGGATCCCGAACGTATGGTCCGCTCGTTGCTGAGTATCACCGGTGTGCACAACTATGAGCCCAGGCATCTGCAAGCAGCCGTGGACTTCCTCGCCGCCACGAACCTCACCCACGACTGGGCATCCTTGGTGGCGGCACCGAAGCCGGCGGCCGAGCTCGGCACGCTGATGCTTCCACCGACCGGGCGCATCCTGCGAAACTCCGTCACCTTTAACCAGTCGTAA
- a CDS encoding MFS transporter, which yields MTSSKIETASARSSTKLPIGSLLALAAAGFLTAMLETLPAGILPALGADLGVSEAAAGQTITLYAIGSIAGAIPIISATMGWPRRRLLVLALTGYLISSLLVAVSPHYALTLGIRFVTGIFAGVLWGILAGYASRLVSPEQRGRGVTIALAGTPIALAVGTPAGALLSNLIGWRLTFVVMAVLSAAVLLWVLAIVPDFPGQEKHARSSVLKTLALPGIAPIIITSVLYVTAHILLYTYIAAFLSPLGMAGSVGGVLLVFGTSALLGLWGTGILIDRHLRRLMLSSVVLFAASMLTLGLLSETPLLVFASVVAWGIAFGASGSLQQTALTNAAGFAVDTAQSVLVTGWNLGIAAGGILGGLTLAGLGSKALPWATLVLLLPALLVVVTGRRHAFPAGRQY from the coding sequence ATGACCTCATCGAAAATCGAGACCGCGTCTGCACGGTCTTCAACCAAGCTTCCAATCGGTAGTTTGCTGGCTCTGGCCGCCGCCGGATTCCTCACCGCAATGCTGGAAACACTTCCCGCCGGCATCCTGCCCGCCCTCGGCGCGGACCTGGGCGTATCTGAAGCTGCCGCGGGGCAGACGATAACGCTCTACGCCATCGGTTCGATCGCCGGAGCCATCCCAATCATCAGTGCCACGATGGGGTGGCCCCGTCGGCGCCTACTCGTGCTGGCCCTCACCGGATATCTCATCAGCAGCCTACTCGTGGCAGTCTCGCCGCACTACGCGCTCACCCTGGGAATTCGCTTCGTCACCGGCATCTTCGCCGGAGTTCTGTGGGGAATCCTCGCCGGCTACGCCAGCCGCCTGGTGAGCCCGGAACAACGGGGCAGGGGAGTGACGATCGCGCTAGCGGGGACGCCCATAGCCCTAGCCGTGGGAACCCCGGCGGGAGCCCTGCTTTCGAACCTGATCGGTTGGCGTCTGACCTTCGTGGTGATGGCTGTACTCAGCGCCGCGGTCCTCCTCTGGGTTCTGGCAATAGTCCCGGACTTCCCGGGCCAGGAAAAGCACGCACGCAGCTCTGTGCTCAAAACACTTGCCCTGCCGGGCATTGCCCCGATCATCATCACCTCGGTCCTGTATGTGACGGCCCATATCCTGCTGTACACCTACATCGCTGCGTTCCTGTCTCCGCTGGGGATGGCAGGAAGCGTCGGCGGGGTCCTGTTGGTCTTCGGCACCTCCGCCCTGCTCGGGCTCTGGGGCACCGGAATCCTGATCGACCGTCACCTTCGACGCCTCATGCTCAGCAGCGTGGTCCTGTTCGCGGCCAGCATGCTCACCCTCGGTCTGCTCTCCGAAACACCACTACTCGTGTTCGCTTCGGTCGTTGCATGGGGCATCGCCTTTGGAGCATCCGGGAGCCTCCAGCAGACCGCCCTGACCAATGCTGCCGGATTCGCCGTCGACACCGCACAATCGGTCCTCGTCACCGGATGGAACCTCGGCATCGCCGCCGGAGGCATCCTCGGCGGTCTCACCCTCGCCGGCCTCGGTTCGAAGGCACTGCCCTGGGCCACCCTGGTGCTGCTTCTGCCCGCTCTCCTCGTCGTGGTTACAGGACGCCGCCACGCCTTCCCGGCCGGCCGGCAGTACTAA
- a CDS encoding ABC transporter permease, whose product MTQQQTAGPPTTGQADLAEEFLDRQTPLNRVRNVLHRYPAVSPALVLLIAVIVFGLLNDRFLRVENLSLITQQVSVVGTLAIAQTLIILTAGIDLSVGAIMILSSMVMAQLAVNNGLPAAVALLVGLLVGLATGALNGLLVTRLKLPPFIVTLGTLNIFIALTLLYSNGATVRGTSMPGLLTWAGTTFPVGPVRISVGVVVMILLYVLIAFILGKTAWGRHVYAVGDDKEAARLAGIAVSKVLMSVYLAAGAVLAVGAWIQIGRTNAASPNGGVDLNLDSITAVVIGGTSLFGGRGSVWGTLLGALIVGVFRNGLSLAGLDVLYQTLAVGVLIILAVSIDQWIRKAKS is encoded by the coding sequence GTGACTCAGCAACAGACCGCCGGCCCGCCCACCACAGGGCAAGCCGATCTGGCAGAGGAATTCCTTGACCGCCAGACCCCACTTAACCGGGTACGCAATGTATTGCACCGTTATCCAGCCGTCAGCCCCGCCCTGGTACTGCTCATTGCGGTGATCGTTTTTGGTCTCCTTAATGACAGGTTCCTCCGAGTGGAAAACCTCTCGCTGATTACCCAGCAAGTCTCGGTGGTTGGCACCCTGGCCATTGCGCAGACGCTCATTATTCTCACCGCGGGCATCGACCTGTCCGTGGGCGCGATCATGATCCTCTCCTCGATGGTGATGGCCCAACTCGCGGTCAACAACGGGCTTCCCGCGGCTGTTGCGTTGCTGGTGGGGCTGCTGGTTGGACTCGCGACTGGAGCCCTGAACGGGCTGTTGGTGACCCGACTGAAGCTTCCCCCCTTCATCGTCACCCTGGGCACGCTGAACATCTTCATTGCACTCACGTTGCTCTACTCCAACGGAGCAACGGTGCGCGGTACCTCAATGCCGGGCCTGCTGACCTGGGCTGGCACGACCTTCCCCGTGGGTCCGGTACGAATTTCCGTCGGCGTGGTCGTGATGATTCTGCTCTACGTTTTGATCGCCTTCATTCTTGGCAAGACCGCCTGGGGTCGCCACGTTTATGCCGTGGGTGACGATAAGGAAGCGGCACGGCTGGCCGGCATCGCCGTTAGCAAGGTGCTCATGAGCGTCTACCTGGCAGCCGGCGCCGTACTGGCGGTCGGAGCCTGGATTCAGATCGGTCGAACCAATGCGGCCAGCCCCAACGGCGGTGTTGACCTGAACCTGGACTCGATCACCGCCGTGGTGATCGGCGGAACCAGCCTCTTTGGTGGCCGCGGATCCGTCTGGGGCACCCTGCTGGGTGCGCTGATCGTTGGCGTATTCCGCAACGGCCTGTCGCTGGCCGGTCTGGACGTGCTTTACCAGACCCTTGCGGTAGGCGTTCTTATCATCCTCGCTGTGTCCATCGACCAGTGGATTCGAAAGGCCAAATCATGA
- a CDS encoding NtaA/DmoA family FMN-dependent monooxygenase (This protein belongs to a clade of FMN-dependent monooxygenases, within a broader family of flavin-dependent oxidoreductases, the luciferase-like monooxygenase (LMM) family, some of whose members use coenzyme F420 rather than FMN.) has translation MTNSQMILGMHLGNGYGSQGSAWRAPGVDPANYTNFDAQVRYAQAAERGKFAFIFLPDFLGLQADVERESPAITLEPMMTLAAIARQTERIGLVATGSTTFNEPYNLARQFKTLDVMSHGRAGWNAVTTSDSVSAANFGQQIAERPARYQRAHETIQIAQGLWGSWQRDAWIKDTTSGRFADASKIQPIHMQGEHVASRGPLPIPPSEQGQPVIFSAGGGENGLELAGRYANAVIGATFSIEDARQQREAYREAARRAGRNSDELKFFAGVMPAVAATKRAALDRRVALGELTAPARVPYLGSMLGLNLDVSQIDEPLRPGQLAAAQASPFDPRSERALEIAREGWTIRDILAHGVIDYHPTPVGTASVTADHLQEWFEAGACDGFWVSPDINEDGIDTFVDEVIPLLQQRGLYHHDYEGMTLRDHLGAPAQYGLDARLTSPAE, from the coding sequence ATGACTAATTCACAGATGATCCTTGGCATGCACCTCGGCAACGGGTACGGATCCCAGGGCTCCGCCTGGCGTGCCCCGGGCGTTGATCCCGCCAACTACACCAACTTCGATGCCCAAGTGCGCTACGCCCAGGCCGCCGAGCGCGGGAAGTTCGCTTTCATCTTCCTCCCTGATTTCCTGGGATTGCAGGCGGACGTGGAACGTGAGTCACCCGCTATCACTTTGGAGCCCATGATGACGCTGGCGGCGATCGCCCGCCAGACCGAACGTATCGGGCTTGTTGCCACCGGTTCCACGACGTTTAACGAGCCCTACAATCTTGCTCGTCAGTTCAAGACCCTTGACGTGATGAGTCATGGGCGAGCCGGTTGGAACGCGGTAACCACCAGCGACTCGGTTTCCGCCGCCAACTTCGGCCAGCAGATTGCCGAGCGTCCGGCGCGCTACCAACGGGCCCACGAAACTATCCAGATTGCTCAAGGGTTGTGGGGCAGCTGGCAGCGCGACGCCTGGATCAAGGACACCACAAGCGGACGCTTCGCAGATGCGTCAAAGATCCAACCGATTCACATGCAGGGCGAACACGTCGCCTCACGCGGGCCGCTGCCCATCCCACCCTCCGAACAGGGCCAACCGGTCATCTTCTCCGCCGGCGGCGGAGAAAACGGGCTGGAACTCGCCGGGCGATACGCTAACGCCGTCATCGGAGCGACATTCAGCATCGAGGACGCCCGCCAGCAGCGCGAGGCCTACCGCGAGGCTGCCCGGCGGGCCGGACGGAACTCGGATGAGCTGAAATTCTTTGCCGGCGTGATGCCCGCCGTTGCCGCTACCAAGCGGGCCGCGCTGGATCGTCGCGTGGCCCTCGGCGAGCTCACCGCACCGGCCCGTGTTCCCTACCTGGGCTCCATGCTGGGACTGAACCTGGACGTGAGTCAGATCGACGAGCCGCTGCGCCCCGGACAACTGGCCGCGGCCCAGGCCAGCCCGTTTGACCCTCGATCCGAGCGCGCCCTGGAAATAGCCCGTGAAGGGTGGACCATTCGCGACATCCTCGCCCACGGAGTCATTGACTACCACCCCACCCCGGTCGGTACGGCTTCGGTGACCGCTGACCACCTGCAGGAGTGGTTCGAAGCAGGCGCCTGCGACGGCTTTTGGGTTTCCCCGGATATCAATGAAGACGGAATCGACACCTTCGTTGATGAAGTCATCCCCCTTCTGCAGCAACGAGGTCTGTACCACCACGACTACGAAGGCATGACCCTACGCGACCATCTTGGCGCCCCCGCACAGTACGGACTAGACGCCCGGCTCACCAGCCCCGCCGAATGA
- a CDS encoding carbohydrate kinase → MSKLPSIDPSASIPEVIVIGEALTDIVASPTGTVGHPGGSPMNVAYGLGRLGVNTALLTSIGDDERGLAIENHLGGVGVGLLSGSKTPGKTSSAVASLAADGSASYEFDVHWTLEPTALQTLPKLIHTGSIATFLAPGATTVRTLLQQANGQCVVTYDPNIRPALLGSQAEARSIFEDLVPLTDVVKLSDEDAAWLYPTLDAQGVAGRILRLGAELVVVTMGAQGSLLATTATELHVPAVSSVVADTIGAGDSYMAALIHGLLDRGTRELTNEALATLGRAASAAAATTVRRHGANPPTLHELSEMLV, encoded by the coding sequence ATGTCCAAGCTTCCATCCATTGATCCTTCCGCCTCGATTCCAGAGGTGATCGTGATCGGCGAAGCACTGACCGATATTGTTGCTTCGCCCACGGGAACGGTGGGGCATCCGGGCGGATCACCGATGAATGTTGCCTATGGGCTGGGCAGGCTCGGTGTTAATACGGCGTTGTTGACCAGCATTGGGGACGATGAGCGCGGCCTGGCCATCGAAAACCACCTGGGCGGCGTCGGCGTCGGGCTCCTCAGTGGTTCCAAGACGCCGGGAAAGACGTCCTCGGCCGTGGCATCGCTGGCAGCCGACGGGTCGGCGAGTTATGAGTTTGACGTCCACTGGACATTGGAGCCAACGGCGCTCCAAACTCTGCCAAAGCTGATCCATACCGGATCGATAGCTACCTTCTTGGCTCCCGGAGCCACAACGGTACGAACCCTTTTGCAGCAGGCGAATGGCCAATGTGTCGTGACGTACGATCCGAATATCAGGCCGGCACTTTTGGGTTCGCAGGCCGAGGCTCGCTCCATCTTCGAGGACCTCGTGCCGCTGACGGACGTGGTCAAGCTCAGTGATGAGGACGCCGCGTGGTTGTACCCAACGTTGGATGCGCAGGGTGTTGCCGGACGAATTCTGCGACTCGGAGCCGAGCTGGTGGTGGTGACTATGGGCGCGCAGGGGTCACTTCTGGCCACCACCGCCACCGAACTACATGTTCCAGCGGTTAGCTCAGTGGTTGCCGACACCATCGGTGCGGGGGATTCCTACATGGCCGCGCTGATTCATGGGCTGCTTGACCGCGGGACGAGAGAACTTACCAACGAGGCACTGGCAACCCTGGGTCGCGCGGCGTCTGCGGCCGCAGCCACCACGGTGCGTCGTCATGGGGCTAACCCGCCCACCCTGCATGAGCTCAGCGAGATGCTCGTCTAA
- a CDS encoding ATP-binding cassette domain-containing protein yields the protein MTETQYQSAHTETRQPIMQARNLVKTFGRVVGLDGVSLDLYPGEVLAIIGDNGAGKSTLIKCLTGAEIPDSGELKVSGQLVSFKRPQDARAHGIETVYQNLAVSPALDVASNLFLGREERLAGPLGKYFRVLDTKGMRRKAKQELTTLGISTLQDVTVPVENLSGGQRQAVAVARAAAFGSKVVVLDEPTAALGVRESNQVLQLVRDLRDRGLPVILISHNMPHVFDVADRIHIQRLGKCAATITPQSHSMTDAVAIMTGAATA from the coding sequence ATGACCGAGACCCAATACCAGAGCGCTCACACCGAAACCCGCCAACCCATCATGCAAGCCCGAAACCTCGTCAAGACCTTTGGTCGCGTCGTGGGCCTGGATGGCGTGAGCCTTGATCTGTACCCCGGCGAAGTCTTGGCCATCATTGGTGATAACGGCGCGGGAAAATCCACGCTGATCAAATGCCTGACCGGCGCCGAGATTCCCGACTCGGGAGAACTGAAAGTCTCGGGACAACTCGTCAGCTTCAAACGCCCGCAAGATGCCCGTGCCCACGGGATCGAAACCGTGTACCAAAACTTGGCCGTCTCACCGGCACTCGACGTGGCCTCCAACCTATTTTTGGGACGAGAAGAACGGCTTGCCGGTCCGCTGGGAAAGTACTTCCGCGTGCTGGACACCAAGGGAATGCGACGCAAGGCCAAGCAGGAACTAACCACGCTGGGCATCTCCACGCTGCAGGATGTCACGGTCCCGGTAGAGAATCTTTCGGGCGGACAGCGCCAGGCCGTTGCCGTGGCCCGCGCGGCAGCCTTTGGCTCCAAGGTCGTGGTTCTGGATGAACCGACGGCGGCGCTGGGCGTGCGGGAATCCAATCAGGTGCTGCAACTTGTCAGGGATCTACGTGATCGCGGCCTGCCCGTGATCCTGATCAGCCACAACATGCCCCACGTGTTTGATGTCGCCGACAGGATCCATATTCAGCGCCTCGGCAAGTGCGCCGCCACCATCACGCCGCAGTCACACAGCATGACCGACGCCGTGGCAATCATGACCGGTGCTGCCACCGCCTAA
- a CDS encoding substrate-binding domain-containing protein, with the protein MLSSKAPFSKSTRVLAAGAAMTFAALSLSACGSTSDAAGASDGASGEKVGVSLIVKTTTNPFFVSMQDGAKKAADTGNVDLTLAAGKADGDEETQIQAIENAISKGDKGILITPNGPSVVDALKKAKDAGLFVIALDTPPDPADAADITFATDNFAAGELIGKWTAAQLKGQKATIAMVDLFDDKIVSVDYNRDQGFLTGLGVDTADAKKNGDEAKTGKYSGGQGGDYEIVGNQASQGAEDGGRTAMETLLSINPDINVVYTINEPAAAGAFEALKSAGKDKDVLVVSVDGGCTGVNNVKDGVIGATAQQYPVKMAELGVEAIVELATTGKKPANSEGLDFYNTGVELVTDKPADGIKSITTTAAADICWGK; encoded by the coding sequence ATGTTGAGTTCCAAAGCCCCTTTTTCAAAGTCCACACGAGTTCTAGCCGCAGGCGCAGCTATGACCTTCGCAGCGTTGAGCCTCTCGGCCTGTGGCTCAACGTCCGACGCCGCGGGTGCCAGCGACGGCGCTTCGGGAGAAAAAGTGGGGGTTTCGTTGATCGTCAAGACCACCACCAACCCCTTCTTCGTTTCCATGCAGGACGGAGCCAAGAAGGCTGCGGATACCGGCAACGTAGATCTGACGCTTGCCGCAGGAAAGGCCGATGGGGACGAAGAAACCCAAATTCAAGCCATCGAGAACGCCATCTCCAAGGGTGACAAGGGAATCCTGATCACCCCCAACGGCCCATCGGTTGTTGATGCGTTGAAGAAGGCCAAGGACGCCGGACTCTTTGTGATCGCACTGGACACTCCTCCGGATCCGGCGGACGCCGCCGACATCACCTTTGCCACCGACAACTTCGCCGCCGGCGAGCTCATCGGCAAGTGGACTGCGGCGCAGCTGAAGGGCCAAAAGGCAACGATCGCCATGGTTGACCTCTTCGATGACAAGATCGTCTCCGTGGACTACAACCGCGACCAAGGATTCCTTACGGGACTTGGAGTCGACACCGCCGACGCCAAAAAGAATGGCGATGAGGCCAAGACCGGTAAATACAGCGGTGGTCAGGGCGGAGACTACGAAATCGTCGGCAACCAGGCATCTCAGGGTGCCGAAGACGGCGGCCGAACGGCCATGGAAACCCTGTTGTCCATCAACCCGGACATCAACGTGGTGTACACCATCAATGAACCTGCTGCGGCTGGAGCCTTCGAGGCCCTGAAGTCGGCAGGAAAAGACAAGGACGTTCTGGTCGTATCGGTTGACGGCGGCTGCACCGGCGTCAACAACGTCAAGGACGGCGTCATTGGCGCCACCGCCCAGCAGTACCCGGTGAAGATGGCCGAACTCGGTGTTGAGGCAATTGTTGAATTGGCGACCACGGGCAAAAAGCCTGCCAATTCCGAGGGCCTGGACTTCTACAACACCGGTGTTGAACTTGTCACCGACAAGCCGGCCGACGGCATCAAGAGCATCACTACCACCGCGGCCGCAGATATCTGCTGGGGAAAATAA
- a CDS encoding MerR family transcriptional regulator, whose translation MRIGELSERSGVPARMLRYYEEQGLVTPRRLENGYRSYDEYLVDRVGKIRGLIEAGIPTRIIGSILPCLDRPQTIVVTDPDPELRVILLQERDRMTQKIDLLVQNRDSISRYIQAMDSAMEAPGEKVAS comes from the coding sequence ATGCGCATTGGTGAACTGTCCGAACGATCCGGAGTTCCGGCTCGGATGTTGCGGTACTACGAGGAGCAGGGCCTGGTGACGCCGCGTCGGCTGGAGAATGGCTACCGGTCATACGACGAGTATCTGGTTGACCGCGTGGGCAAGATCCGCGGCCTGATCGAGGCGGGCATACCCACGCGGATCATCGGAAGCATCCTCCCGTGTTTGGACCGGCCGCAAACCATCGTGGTGACCGACCCGGATCCGGAACTGCGGGTGATCCTGCTTCAGGAGCGTGACCGAATGACGCAGAAGATCGATCTTCTTGTCCAAAACCGTGATTCCATCAGCCGCTATATCCAGGCCATGGACTCGGCCATGGAGGCCCCCGGCGAGAAAGTCGCAAGTTGA
- a CDS encoding phosphonatase-like hydrolase, which yields MIKLVVLDMAGTTVDEHGDVYKALEGSVTATGATVKAEDLQRWMGADKTEAIAALLELGGITPTPELVAQQFVLFRELLAEFYAKTPPEALPGVEEALRTLKSRGIKIGLTTGFSRDVAAPILGTLGWGIGEGQLLDAVVTSDEVAAGRPAPYMIHRVMEATGVHDVRAVVAGGDTVVDLLAGHHAGVHPLGVLTGALNREQLEEHPHDWVLASVAELPNVI from the coding sequence ATGATCAAGTTAGTTGTATTGGATATGGCAGGCACCACCGTGGATGAACACGGGGATGTGTACAAGGCGCTGGAAGGTTCGGTCACGGCCACCGGTGCCACGGTGAAGGCCGAGGACCTGCAGCGCTGGATGGGCGCGGATAAGACCGAAGCCATCGCGGCGCTACTGGAACTTGGCGGGATCACCCCCACCCCGGAATTGGTGGCACAACAGTTCGTGCTCTTTCGCGAGCTTTTAGCCGAGTTTTACGCGAAAACGCCTCCCGAGGCGCTGCCTGGTGTTGAAGAGGCTCTGAGGACGCTGAAGTCTCGCGGCATCAAGATCGGGTTAACCACCGGGTTCTCCCGGGATGTTGCTGCGCCAATCCTTGGGACCCTCGGCTGGGGCATCGGCGAGGGCCAGCTGCTTGATGCCGTGGTTACCAGCGACGAGGTCGCAGCCGGACGTCCTGCGCCCTACATGATTCACCGCGTCATGGAAGCCACCGGGGTCCATGACGTTCGCGCCGTGGTGGCCGGCGGAGACACCGTTGTCGATTTGCTCGCCGGTCACCATGCCGGTGTGCACCCTTTGGGTGTGCTCACCGGTGCCCTGAACCGAGAACAGCTTGAAGAGCACCCACACGATTGGGTCTTGGCCAGCGTGGCGGAGCTACCGAACGTTATCTAG
- a CDS encoding NADPH-dependent F420 reductase, translating into MKIGIIGAGSIGATLTRKLSSAGHEVKVANSRGPETISPELLVVGATAVTASEVVTDIDALIISVPLSSIPALKPLVANLPTDATILDTSNYYPMRDGQVPALDQGQVESVWVTEQLGRPVAKAWNAILAGSFETKGQAAGDPGRLAIPVAADRETDKTVAMSLVEDTGFDAVDSGSLADSWRQQPGAPTYCTDLTRQEIPEALASAKKERIPQRRDLAMTMVMEKIEGGVALVNDDMVELNRSTYN; encoded by the coding sequence ATGAAAATCGGAATCATCGGTGCGGGATCCATCGGCGCGACCCTGACCCGCAAGCTCAGCAGCGCAGGACACGAGGTCAAGGTCGCCAATTCCCGCGGCCCGGAGACCATCAGCCCAGAACTTCTGGTTGTGGGAGCCACGGCGGTAACGGCCAGCGAGGTCGTCACCGACATCGATGCGCTCATCATCTCCGTTCCGCTCAGCAGCATCCCCGCGCTCAAACCTCTGGTCGCGAATCTTCCCACGGATGCAACCATCCTTGATACCTCGAACTACTACCCCATGCGCGATGGACAGGTGCCGGCCCTCGACCAGGGGCAGGTCGAAAGCGTCTGGGTCACCGAACAGCTCGGACGTCCCGTAGCCAAGGCCTGGAACGCCATCCTTGCGGGGTCTTTCGAGACCAAGGGCCAGGCCGCCGGAGATCCCGGTCGTCTCGCAATTCCCGTCGCCGCGGACCGCGAGACAGACAAGACCGTGGCCATGAGCTTGGTTGAAGACACCGGCTTCGATGCCGTCGATTCCGGCTCCTTGGCCGATTCATGGCGTCAGCAGCCCGGTGCCCCGACGTACTGCACCGATCTCACGCGCCAGGAAATTCCCGAGGCCCTTGCAAGTGCCAAGAAGGAACGGATCCCGCAGCGCAGGGATCTGGCAATGACCATGGTGATGGAGAAGATCGAGGGCGGCGTAGCACTCGTAAACGACGACATGGTCGAACTCAACCGATCCACCTACAACTAA